In the Oncorhynchus keta strain PuntledgeMale-10-30-2019 chromosome 14, Oket_V2, whole genome shotgun sequence genome, one interval contains:
- the galns gene encoding N-acetylgalactosamine-6-sulfatase isoform X1, with amino-acid sequence MDVCLIQTLILFCSLICCFWADTPSNKSTPNIIIILMDDMGWGDLGVFGQPSKETPNLDSMAAQGMLFPNFYTANPLCSPSRASLLTGRLPVRNGFYTTNAHARNAYTPQEIVGGISRDEILLPQILKKKGYVNKIIGKWHLGHRAHHLPLEHGFDEWFGAPNCHFGPYNSSDRPNVPVYNNSQMVGRYYEEFGIDKKTGESNLTQIYLEEGLDFIFHQNMAQRPFFLYWAADATHAPVYASKRFLGKSQRGRYGDAVMELDYSVGQMLAWLRALGIDKDTFVFFTSDNGAAVMSGPKQSGSNGPFLCGKETTFEGGMREPAIAWWPGHIPAGTVSQQLGTVMDLFSTSLSVAGLSVPDDRLIDGLDLSPVLHNNTLINRPIFYYRGNEMMAVRVGPYKAHYWTWSNSWEEFNQGINFCPGQEVAGVTTHTQQEHTMQPLIFHLGRDPGEKYPISAVTKEYQDALSRITAVVEKHKKGLVPGVPQLNMCDMAVMNWAPPGCEKLGKCLKAPKSQPWKCDWPH; translated from the exons ATGGATGTCTGTCTAATTCAAACTTTGATATTGTTTTGTAGTTTAATATGTTGTTTTTGGGCAGATACTCCTTCAAACAAGTCGACTCCGAACATTATCATTATTCTTATGGATGAC ATGGGCTGGGGAGATTTGGGAGTGTTTGGCCAGCCCTCCAAGGAGACCCCAAACCTTGACTCCATGGCAGCCCAGGGGATGCTGTTCCCCAACTTCTACACAGCTAACCCCCTCTGCTCTCCAT CAAGAGCTTCACTTCTGACAGGACGATTACCAGTTAGGAATGGATTCTATACCACCAATGCCCATGCCAGGAATG CCTACACACCCCAGGAGATAGTAGGAGGGATCTCAAGGGATGAAATTCTATTACCACAGATACTGAAGAAGAAGGGTTACGTCAACAAGATCATCGGCAAGTG GCATCTTGGCCACAGAGCTCACCACCTACCTCTGGAGCATGGTTTTGATGAATGGTTTGGTGCTCCAAACTGCCACTTCGGTCCCTACAACAGCAGCGACAGGCCTAATGTCCCGGTCTATAACAACTCTCAGATGGTGggaag ATACTATGAGGAGTTTGGGATCGATAAGAAAACTGGGGAATCTAACCTTACACAAATCTACTTGGAG GAGGGCCTTGACTTCATATTTCACCAAAACATGGCCCAGCGGCCATTTTTTCTCTACTGGGCAGCGGATGCTACGCATGCTCCGGTCTACGCTTCAAAACGGTTCCTGGGGAAGAGCCAGAGGGGGCG GTACGGTGATGCAGTGATGGAGCTGGACTACAGTGTTGGGCAGATGCTGGCCTGGCTGCGTGCTCTGGGCATCGACAAGGACACCTTTGTGTTCTTCACCTCGGACAACGGGGCCGCAGTGATGTCCGGCCCCAAGCAGA GTGGCAGTAACGGCCCATTTCTCTGTGGGAAAGAAACTACGTTTGAGGGTGGAATGAGGGAACCTGCCATCGCCTGGTGGCCTGGACACATCCCAGCAGGCACG gTGAGCCAACAGCTGGGGACTGTGATGGATCTGTTCAgcaccagtctgtctgtggcAGGCCTCAGTGTTCCAGATGACAGGCTCATAGATGGCCTGGACCTCAGCCCTGTCCTCCATAACAACACACTCATCAACAG GCCCATCTTCTATTACCGCGGCAATGAGATGATGGCAGTCAGGGTTGGGCCTTACAAGGCCCACTATTGGACGTGGAGCAACTCGTGGGAGGAGTTTAACCAG GGCATTAACTTCTGTCCAGGCCAAGAGGTGGCAGGCGTGACCACCCACACCCAACAGGAACACACCATGCAGCCACTCATCTTCCACCTGGGGCGGGACCCCGGGGAGAAATACCCTATCAG TGCTGTGACTAAGGAGTACCAGGATGCACTGAGTCGGATCACAGCAGTGGTAGAGAAGCATAAGAAGGGTCTGGTACCAGGTGTGCCCCAGCTCAATATGTGTGACATGGCTGTCATG AACTGGGCCCCTCCAGGATGTGAAAAGTTAGGAAAATGTCTTAAAGCCCCCAAGTCACAGCCCTGGAAGTGTGACTGGCCACACTAG
- the galns gene encoding N-acetylgalactosamine-6-sulfatase isoform X3, producing MDVCLIQTLILFCSLICCFWADTPSNKSTPNIIIILMDDMGWGDLGVFGQPSKETPNLDSMAAQGMLFPNFYTANPLCSPSRASLLTGRLPVRNGFYTTNAHARNAYTPQEIVGGISRDEILLPQILKKKGYVNKIIGKWHLGHRAHHLPLEHGFDEWFGAPNCHFGPYNSSDRPNVPVYNNSQMVGRYYEEFGIDKKTGESNLTQIYLEEGLDFIFHQNMAQRPFFLYWAADATHAPVYASKRFLGKSQRGRYGDAVMELDYSVGQMLAWLRALGIDKDTFVFFTSDNGAAVMSGPKQSGSNGPFLCGKETTFEGGMREPAIAWWPGHIPAGTVSQQLGTVMDLFSTSLSVAGLSVPDDRLIDGLDLSPVLHNNTLINRPIFYYRGNEMMAVRVGPYKAHYWTWSNSWEEFNQNGQHAFRALQWP from the exons ATGGATGTCTGTCTAATTCAAACTTTGATATTGTTTTGTAGTTTAATATGTTGTTTTTGGGCAGATACTCCTTCAAACAAGTCGACTCCGAACATTATCATTATTCTTATGGATGAC ATGGGCTGGGGAGATTTGGGAGTGTTTGGCCAGCCCTCCAAGGAGACCCCAAACCTTGACTCCATGGCAGCCCAGGGGATGCTGTTCCCCAACTTCTACACAGCTAACCCCCTCTGCTCTCCAT CAAGAGCTTCACTTCTGACAGGACGATTACCAGTTAGGAATGGATTCTATACCACCAATGCCCATGCCAGGAATG CCTACACACCCCAGGAGATAGTAGGAGGGATCTCAAGGGATGAAATTCTATTACCACAGATACTGAAGAAGAAGGGTTACGTCAACAAGATCATCGGCAAGTG GCATCTTGGCCACAGAGCTCACCACCTACCTCTGGAGCATGGTTTTGATGAATGGTTTGGTGCTCCAAACTGCCACTTCGGTCCCTACAACAGCAGCGACAGGCCTAATGTCCCGGTCTATAACAACTCTCAGATGGTGggaag ATACTATGAGGAGTTTGGGATCGATAAGAAAACTGGGGAATCTAACCTTACACAAATCTACTTGGAG GAGGGCCTTGACTTCATATTTCACCAAAACATGGCCCAGCGGCCATTTTTTCTCTACTGGGCAGCGGATGCTACGCATGCTCCGGTCTACGCTTCAAAACGGTTCCTGGGGAAGAGCCAGAGGGGGCG GTACGGTGATGCAGTGATGGAGCTGGACTACAGTGTTGGGCAGATGCTGGCCTGGCTGCGTGCTCTGGGCATCGACAAGGACACCTTTGTGTTCTTCACCTCGGACAACGGGGCCGCAGTGATGTCCGGCCCCAAGCAGA GTGGCAGTAACGGCCCATTTCTCTGTGGGAAAGAAACTACGTTTGAGGGTGGAATGAGGGAACCTGCCATCGCCTGGTGGCCTGGACACATCCCAGCAGGCACG gTGAGCCAACAGCTGGGGACTGTGATGGATCTGTTCAgcaccagtctgtctgtggcAGGCCTCAGTGTTCCAGATGACAGGCTCATAGATGGCCTGGACCTCAGCCCTGTCCTCCATAACAACACACTCATCAACAG GCCCATCTTCTATTACCGCGGCAATGAGATGATGGCAGTCAGGGTTGGGCCTTACAAGGCCCACTATTGGACGTGGAGCAACTCGTGGGAGGAGTTTAACCAG AATGGGCAGCATGCATTCAGAGCTTTACAATGGCCCTAG
- the galns gene encoding N-acetylgalactosamine-6-sulfatase isoform X2, which translates to MDVCLIQTLILFCSLICCFWADTPSNKSTPNIIIILMDDMGWGDLGVFGQPSKETPNLDSMAAQGMLFPNFYTANPLCSPSRASLLTGRLPVRNGFYTTNAHARNAYTPQEIVGGISRDEILLPQILKKKGYVNKIIGKWHLGHRAHHLPLEHGFDEWFGAPNCHFGPYNSSDRPNVPVYNNSQMVGRYYEEFGIDKKTGESNLTQIYLEEGLDFIFHQNMAQRPFFLYWAADATHAPVYASKRFLGKSQRGRYGDAVMELDYSVGQMLAWLRALGIDKDTFVFFTSDNGAAVMSGPKQSGSNGPFLCGKETTFEGGMREPAIAWWPGHIPAGTVSQQLGTVMDLFSTSLSVAGLSVPDDRLIDGLDLSPVLHNNTLINRPIFYYRGNEMMAVRVGPYKAHYWTWSNSWEEFNQNWLSLVECSPLLLSILLSPPAEYPALPSC; encoded by the exons ATGGATGTCTGTCTAATTCAAACTTTGATATTGTTTTGTAGTTTAATATGTTGTTTTTGGGCAGATACTCCTTCAAACAAGTCGACTCCGAACATTATCATTATTCTTATGGATGAC ATGGGCTGGGGAGATTTGGGAGTGTTTGGCCAGCCCTCCAAGGAGACCCCAAACCTTGACTCCATGGCAGCCCAGGGGATGCTGTTCCCCAACTTCTACACAGCTAACCCCCTCTGCTCTCCAT CAAGAGCTTCACTTCTGACAGGACGATTACCAGTTAGGAATGGATTCTATACCACCAATGCCCATGCCAGGAATG CCTACACACCCCAGGAGATAGTAGGAGGGATCTCAAGGGATGAAATTCTATTACCACAGATACTGAAGAAGAAGGGTTACGTCAACAAGATCATCGGCAAGTG GCATCTTGGCCACAGAGCTCACCACCTACCTCTGGAGCATGGTTTTGATGAATGGTTTGGTGCTCCAAACTGCCACTTCGGTCCCTACAACAGCAGCGACAGGCCTAATGTCCCGGTCTATAACAACTCTCAGATGGTGggaag ATACTATGAGGAGTTTGGGATCGATAAGAAAACTGGGGAATCTAACCTTACACAAATCTACTTGGAG GAGGGCCTTGACTTCATATTTCACCAAAACATGGCCCAGCGGCCATTTTTTCTCTACTGGGCAGCGGATGCTACGCATGCTCCGGTCTACGCTTCAAAACGGTTCCTGGGGAAGAGCCAGAGGGGGCG GTACGGTGATGCAGTGATGGAGCTGGACTACAGTGTTGGGCAGATGCTGGCCTGGCTGCGTGCTCTGGGCATCGACAAGGACACCTTTGTGTTCTTCACCTCGGACAACGGGGCCGCAGTGATGTCCGGCCCCAAGCAGA GTGGCAGTAACGGCCCATTTCTCTGTGGGAAAGAAACTACGTTTGAGGGTGGAATGAGGGAACCTGCCATCGCCTGGTGGCCTGGACACATCCCAGCAGGCACG gTGAGCCAACAGCTGGGGACTGTGATGGATCTGTTCAgcaccagtctgtctgtggcAGGCCTCAGTGTTCCAGATGACAGGCTCATAGATGGCCTGGACCTCAGCCCTGTCCTCCATAACAACACACTCATCAACAG GCCCATCTTCTATTACCGCGGCAATGAGATGATGGCAGTCAGGGTTGGGCCTTACAAGGCCCACTATTGGACGTGGAGCAACTCGTGGGAGGAGTTTAACCAG AACTGGCTGTCGCTGGTGGAGTGTTCTCCCCTCCTGCTGAGTATcctgctctcccctcctgctgagtatcctgctctcccctcctgctga
- the galns gene encoding N-acetylgalactosamine-6-sulfatase isoform X4, whose product MDVCLIQTLILFCSLICCFWADTPSNKSTPNIIIILMDDMGWGDLGVFGQPSKETPNLDSMAAQGMLFPNFYTANPLCSPSRASLLTGRLPVRNGFYTTNAHARNAYTPQEIVGGISRDEILLPQILKKKGYVNKIIGKWHLGHRAHHLPLEHGFDEWFGAPNCHFGPYNSSDRPNVPVYNNSQMVGRYYEEFGIDKKTGESNLTQIYLEEGLDFIFHQNMAQRPFFLYWAADATHAPVYASKRFLGKSQRGRYGDAVMELDYSVGQMLAWLRALGIDKDTFVFFTSDNGAAVMSGPKQSGSNGPFLCGKETTFEGGMREPAIAWWPGHIPAGTVSQQLGTVMDLFSTSLSVAGLSVPDDRLIDGLDLSPVLHNNTLINRPIFYYRGNEMMAVRVGPYKAHYWTWSNSWEEFNQQAIHSAL is encoded by the exons ATGGATGTCTGTCTAATTCAAACTTTGATATTGTTTTGTAGTTTAATATGTTGTTTTTGGGCAGATACTCCTTCAAACAAGTCGACTCCGAACATTATCATTATTCTTATGGATGAC ATGGGCTGGGGAGATTTGGGAGTGTTTGGCCAGCCCTCCAAGGAGACCCCAAACCTTGACTCCATGGCAGCCCAGGGGATGCTGTTCCCCAACTTCTACACAGCTAACCCCCTCTGCTCTCCAT CAAGAGCTTCACTTCTGACAGGACGATTACCAGTTAGGAATGGATTCTATACCACCAATGCCCATGCCAGGAATG CCTACACACCCCAGGAGATAGTAGGAGGGATCTCAAGGGATGAAATTCTATTACCACAGATACTGAAGAAGAAGGGTTACGTCAACAAGATCATCGGCAAGTG GCATCTTGGCCACAGAGCTCACCACCTACCTCTGGAGCATGGTTTTGATGAATGGTTTGGTGCTCCAAACTGCCACTTCGGTCCCTACAACAGCAGCGACAGGCCTAATGTCCCGGTCTATAACAACTCTCAGATGGTGggaag ATACTATGAGGAGTTTGGGATCGATAAGAAAACTGGGGAATCTAACCTTACACAAATCTACTTGGAG GAGGGCCTTGACTTCATATTTCACCAAAACATGGCCCAGCGGCCATTTTTTCTCTACTGGGCAGCGGATGCTACGCATGCTCCGGTCTACGCTTCAAAACGGTTCCTGGGGAAGAGCCAGAGGGGGCG GTACGGTGATGCAGTGATGGAGCTGGACTACAGTGTTGGGCAGATGCTGGCCTGGCTGCGTGCTCTGGGCATCGACAAGGACACCTTTGTGTTCTTCACCTCGGACAACGGGGCCGCAGTGATGTCCGGCCCCAAGCAGA GTGGCAGTAACGGCCCATTTCTCTGTGGGAAAGAAACTACGTTTGAGGGTGGAATGAGGGAACCTGCCATCGCCTGGTGGCCTGGACACATCCCAGCAGGCACG gTGAGCCAACAGCTGGGGACTGTGATGGATCTGTTCAgcaccagtctgtctgtggcAGGCCTCAGTGTTCCAGATGACAGGCTCATAGATGGCCTGGACCTCAGCCCTGTCCTCCATAACAACACACTCATCAACAG GCCCATCTTCTATTACCGCGGCAATGAGATGATGGCAGTCAGGGTTGGGCCTTACAAGGCCCACTATTGGACGTGGAGCAACTCGTGGGAGGAGTTTAACCAG CAAGCCATCCACAGTGCTCTATAA
- the trappc2l gene encoding trafficking protein particle complex subunit 2-like protein gives MAVCIAVIAKENYPLFIRSVPVQNELKFHYTVHTSLDVVEEKISAVGKAMADQRELYLGLLYPTEDYKVYGYVTNSKVKFVIVVDSSNTSLRDNEIRSMFRKLHNSFTDVMCNPFYNPGDTIQSKAFDSIVSAMMVQAS, from the exons ATGGCGGTCTGTATAGCTGTCATCGCTAAAGAG AACTATCCTCTGTTCATCCGAAGTGTACCCGTACAGAATGAACTGAAGTTCCACTACACGGTGCATACCTCTCTGGATGTAGTGGAGGAGAAGATTTCAGCAGTCGGCAAAGCAATGGCAGACCAGCGAGAGCTTTACCTTGGGTTGCTGTACCCAACGGAGGACTACAAAGT ATATGGCTATGTGACAAACTCTAAGGTGAAGTTTGTCATTGTCGTGGACTCATCAAACACATCTCTACGGGACAATGAGATTAGAAGT ATGTTCAGAAAGCTACACAACTCATTTACTGATGTGATGTGCAACCCATTCTACAATCCTGGAGACACCATTCAGTCTAA GGCCTTTGACAGCATTGTGTCTGCAATGATGGTGCAAGCTAGCTGA
- the pabpn1l gene encoding embryonic polyadenylate-binding protein 2 isoform X1 yields the protein MAEQRQDMYIEGELTGDHYMEDPELEAIKARVQEMEEEERLRAVQYEATERQIQAAGMFYTMTHEERIDADNRSVYVGNVEYGATADELEIHFNGCGPVNRVTILCDKFSGHPKGFAYIEFHDRDSVQTAMSLDETVFRDRVIKVLPKRTNMPGISTTDRGIHRGARSRGRGFHPPRYNGYQQGRFRYNTGPARSVSPHPYGPPAGKRHWGVPEHREQGPKRHPCLLLITPPTDHSGPGHSGHMHPQQHY from the exons ATGGCGGAGCAAAGGCAAGATATGTACATAGAAGGCGAGCTCACGGGAGATCATTACATGGAGGACCCG GAGCTTGAAGCCATCAAGGCACGGGTgcaagagatggaggaggaggagcggcTGAGAGCAGTGCAGTATGaggcaacagagagacagatccaGGCAG CAGGAATGTTCTATACAATGACCCATGAGGAAAGGATAGATGCTGACAACAGATCTGTCTATGTGGGAAAT GTGGAGTATGGTGCCACTGCAGATGAGTTGGAGATCCATTTCAATGGCTGTGGTCCTGTCAACAGAGTAACCATCCTTTGTGACAAATTCTCTGGCCATCCCAAGGG TTTTGCATATATTGAGTTCCATGACAGGGACTCAGTGCAGACTGCCATGAGCCTGGATGAGACGGTATTCAGAGACCGAGTCATAAAG GTATTGCCTAAAAGGACCAACATGCCAGGAATCAGCACCACAGACAGGGGGATTCACAGAGGTGCTCGATCCAGGGGGCGAGGTTTCCACCCACCCAGATACAATGggtatcaacaaggcaggttccGCTACAATACTGGCCCTGCCAGGTCAGTTTCACCACACCCCTACGGGCCCCCAGCTGGGAAGAGACACTGGGGGGTTCCTGAGCACCGTGAGCAGGGCCCTAAACGGCACCCATGCCTTCTTCTCATAACTCCACCCACTGACCACTCTGGGCCGGGGCACAGTGGACACATGCACCCGCAGCAACACTACTGA
- the pabpn1l gene encoding embryonic polyadenylate-binding protein 2 isoform X2 codes for MAEQRQDMYIEGELTGDHYMEDPELEAIKARVQEMEEEERLRAVQYEATERQIQAGMFYTMTHEERIDADNRSVYVGNVEYGATADELEIHFNGCGPVNRVTILCDKFSGHPKGFAYIEFHDRDSVQTAMSLDETVFRDRVIKVLPKRTNMPGISTTDRGIHRGARSRGRGFHPPRYNGYQQGRFRYNTGPARSVSPHPYGPPAGKRHWGVPEHREQGPKRHPCLLLITPPTDHSGPGHSGHMHPQQHY; via the exons ATGGCGGAGCAAAGGCAAGATATGTACATAGAAGGCGAGCTCACGGGAGATCATTACATGGAGGACCCG GAGCTTGAAGCCATCAAGGCACGGGTgcaagagatggaggaggaggagcggcTGAGAGCAGTGCAGTATGaggcaacagagagacagatccaGGCAG GAATGTTCTATACAATGACCCATGAGGAAAGGATAGATGCTGACAACAGATCTGTCTATGTGGGAAAT GTGGAGTATGGTGCCACTGCAGATGAGTTGGAGATCCATTTCAATGGCTGTGGTCCTGTCAACAGAGTAACCATCCTTTGTGACAAATTCTCTGGCCATCCCAAGGG TTTTGCATATATTGAGTTCCATGACAGGGACTCAGTGCAGACTGCCATGAGCCTGGATGAGACGGTATTCAGAGACCGAGTCATAAAG GTATTGCCTAAAAGGACCAACATGCCAGGAATCAGCACCACAGACAGGGGGATTCACAGAGGTGCTCGATCCAGGGGGCGAGGTTTCCACCCACCCAGATACAATGggtatcaacaaggcaggttccGCTACAATACTGGCCCTGCCAGGTCAGTTTCACCACACCCCTACGGGCCCCCAGCTGGGAAGAGACACTGGGGGGTTCCTGAGCACCGTGAGCAGGGCCCTAAACGGCACCCATGCCTTCTTCTCATAACTCCACCCACTGACCACTCTGGGCCGGGGCACAGTGGACACATGCACCCGCAGCAACACTACTGA